A single region of the Nicotiana sylvestris chromosome 6, ASM39365v2, whole genome shotgun sequence genome encodes:
- the LOC138871018 gene encoding uncharacterized protein, which translates to MRDCPMRGDASIAQPAGSVAASSSSVRPPGQGPQEPMSHVSSYDVYALVNPGSTLSYVIPLVASKFEVKTEWVKTFKVSAPIGDSLIAKQVYRGCIIVVHGRSAIADLIELDMVEFDVIMGMDWLASCHANVDCRSKIVRFQFQGSLFWSGKDVEVESPTIQSIPVVNKFPDELPGLPLEREIEFAIDLLPDTHPISISPYRMAPTELK; encoded by the exons atgagggattgtccgatgagaggtgatgcaagcatagctcagccagcagGATCTGTAGCTGcttcgtcatcatcagtacgcccccctgGGCAAGGTCCACAAGAACCAATGAgtcatg tctcctcatatgatgtatatgcactagttaacccaggttccaccttatcatacgttatcccgttggttgctagtaagtttgaagtAAAAACTGAATGGGTTAAAACTTTTAAGGTGTCTGCACCTATTGGGGACTCActgatagctaagcaagtatataggggttgtataatagtagttcatggtcgatcTGCCATAGCAGACTTGAtagagttagatatggtagaatttgatgttataatgggtatggattggttggcttcttgtcatgccaacgttgattgtagatcaaagatagtccgatttcaatttcaggggagcctattttggagtggaaag gatgtggaagtggagtcaccaaccattcagtccatccctgtggttaatAAGTTTCCCGATGAGCTTCCAGGTCTTCCgctagagcgagaaattgagtttgctattgacctactaccagatactcatccaatatctatttctccctatagaatggcccccacaGAGCTAAAATAG